A window of Rhododendron vialii isolate Sample 1 chromosome 11a, ASM3025357v1 contains these coding sequences:
- the LOC131308427 gene encoding pentatricopeptide repeat-containing protein At1g31920: protein MTSVLQNHFLIPLEDFTQNPDCNFRGREQECVSLIKKCKNLEEFKQAHAQTLKLGIFWSSFVASNLVATCALSNWGSMDYACSIFRQIEEPGSFAFNHMIRGHVKDMNLEQALQVFDEMLECGVEPDNFTYPTLLKACANLPALKEGKQVHGHSFKLGFGDDLFVQNSLINMYGKCGEISLSCAVFDKMVQRSVASWSALIAAHASLGMWGKCHEIFRGMSSEGCWRAEESILVNVVSACTHLGALDLGRCTHGSLLRTMCGLNVVVETSLMDMYVKCGSLNKGLFLFQRMIEKNQMSYGVMISGLAMHGQGLEALKLFDEMLEQGLKPDDVAYVGVLSACSHAGLVEEGLKYFGSMKLEHGVVPTVQHYGCMVDLLGRVGKLKEAYELIKNISIEPNEVLWRTLLNACRVHQNVEIGEVAARELSLSDSGNAGDYVVLSNLYAQSHSWRDVAKTRKEMMCKGLIQTPGFSLVEMKRKVYRFVSQDVSFPKCDGIYEMIHQMEWQLKFEGYSPDTSVILHDVDEGEKRRRLSSHSQKLAIAFALIHSSQGSPIRIVRNIRMCSDCHTYTKLISSIYDREITVRDRNQFHHFKDGTCSCRDCYR, encoded by the coding sequence ATGACTTCAGTCctccaaaaccatttcttgATTCCTCTGGAGGATTTCACACAAAACCCAGATTGCAATTTCAGGGGGAGGGAACAAGAATGTGTCTCCCTCATAAAGAAATGCAAGAACTTGGAAGAATTCAAGCAAGCCCATGCCCAAACCCTCAAGTTGGGTATATTTTGGAGTTCTTTTGTTGCAAGCAATCTTGTTGCCACTTGTGCTCTCTCAAACTGGGGCAGTATGGATTATGCCTGCTCTATTTTTCGCCAAATCGAGGAACCGGGTTCGTTTGCATTCAATCACATGATCAGGGGCCATGTCAAAGACATGAACCTAGAACAAGCTTTAcaggtgtttgatgaaatgcttGAGTGTGGGGTGGAACCTGACAACTTCACATACCCAACTCTTCTAAAAGCATGTGCTAATTTGCCAGCACTTAAAGAGGGGAAACAAGTTCATGGGCACAGCTTTAAGCTAGGTTTTGGAGATGATTTATTTGTGCAGAATAGCTTGATCAACATGTATGGGAAGTGTGGAGAGATAAGTCTCTCTTGTGCTGTTTTTGATAAGATGGTGCAAAGGAGTGTTGCTTCATGGAGTGCCCTAATTGCAGCTCATGCTAGTTTGGGCATGTGGGGAAAGTGCCATGAGATTTTTAGGGGTATGAGTAGTGAAGGATGTTGGAGAGCTGAGGAAAGTATCTTAGTCAATGTGGTCTCTGCCTGTACCCATTTGGGTGCCCTTGATTTGGGAAGGTGCACACATGGGTCCTTACTTAGGACAATGTGTGGCCTTAATGTTGTAGTAGAGACTTCCCTTATGGACATGTATGTAAAATGTGGCTCTTTAAACAAAGGGCTATTTCTCTTCCAAAGAATGATAGAGAAGAACCAAATGTCCTACGGTGTAATGATATCGGGCTTAGCGATGCACGGGCAGGGCCTGGAAGCCCTAAAGTTGTTCGATGAGATGCTCGAACAAGGCTTGAAACCAGATGATGTTGCTTATGTGGGTGTGTTGAGCGCTTGTAGCCATGCTGGGCTTGTGGAGGAGGGTCTCAAGTATTTCGGAAGCATGAAATTGGAACATGGAGTTGTACCCACAGTGCAACACTACGGGTGCATGGTAGATCTCTTGGGTCGAGTTGGGAAATTGAAAGAAGCTTATGAGCTTATAAAGAACATATCCATAGAGCCAAACGAGGTCTTGTGGCGTACTCTTCTCAATGCTTGTAGGGTTCATCAAAATGTTGAGATAGGGGAGGTCGCTGCTAGAGAGCTATCCTTATCGGACTCAGGTAATGCCGGTGATTATGTGGTGCTATCGAATCTGTATGCACAATCTCACAGTTGGCGCGACGTGGCGAAAACACGAAAGGAAATGATGTGCAAAGGCTTGATCCAAACGCCCGGATTTAGCTTGGTTGAGATGAAGAGGAAGGTGTATAGATTTGTTTCGCAAGACGTGTCATTTCCCAAGTGTGATGGAATCTACGAGATGATTCACCAGATGGAATGGCAGCTGAAATTCGAAGGCTATTCGCCTGATACATCGGTAATTTTGCATGATGTCGACGAAGGAGAGAAGAGGCGGAGGTTGAGTAGCCATAGCCAGAAGCTGGCAATTGCCTTCGCACTGATTCATTCGTCTCAGGGTTCTCCCATAAGAATAGTCAGAAACATTAGAATGTGTAGTGATTGTCACACATACACGAAGCTCATTTCGTCGATCTACGATCGTGAAATTACAGTTCGCGATCGGAATCAGTTCCACCATTTTAAAGATGGGACTTGCTCTTGTAGAGACTGTTACCGTTGA